A window of Cohnella herbarum contains these coding sequences:
- a CDS encoding carbohydrate ABC transporter permease, whose translation MSVREMNMAKQKPLLNVRTKWLGIAFLVPALLFIIFTMLVPIGWNAVMSFTTWNGMGDMKAAGWNNYLELFQDPVTLKGFYYSVFIAVISTGIAVLTGLLLALLINKTGRREGAFYRLVFFAPAMMPFVVIGLLFSFILSPDTGLLNRIFQAIGLQSLEHAWLSEPGIVLWTIAVVGGWRFSGFAMMLMYTAIVTLPASMFEAAKLEGMSYYKQIRLIIIPLIMPTISLVTMLMLIISFKTYDVVWAMTKGGPGDFSRTVPVRMLDVAFRYNEFGYAAAISVMLTLLVSLIIYLSQKLTRGSVYEY comes from the coding sequence ATGAGCGTGCGCGAAATGAATATGGCCAAGCAAAAGCCGTTATTGAACGTTCGAACCAAATGGCTGGGGATTGCCTTTCTCGTACCGGCTCTGCTATTCATTATATTTACGATGCTCGTTCCGATCGGATGGAACGCGGTGATGTCCTTCACGACTTGGAACGGGATGGGCGACATGAAAGCCGCCGGATGGAATAATTACTTAGAGCTATTCCAAGATCCGGTTACGTTAAAAGGATTTTATTATTCGGTTTTCATTGCCGTGATCTCGACGGGGATTGCGGTATTGACGGGACTGCTGCTCGCATTGTTGATTAATAAAACGGGGCGAAGAGAGGGGGCGTTCTATCGGCTCGTTTTCTTTGCTCCGGCCATGATGCCATTTGTAGTGATCGGCTTGCTTTTCTCGTTCATTTTGAGCCCGGATACGGGTTTGTTGAACCGAATCTTTCAAGCCATCGGCCTTCAGAGCCTTGAGCATGCTTGGCTGTCGGAGCCGGGCATCGTACTCTGGACGATCGCCGTTGTAGGCGGTTGGAGGTTTTCCGGATTCGCGATGATGTTGATGTATACCGCGATCGTTACGCTTCCGGCTTCGATGTTCGAAGCCGCGAAGTTGGAAGGGATGAGCTATTATAAGCAAATTCGTCTGATTATTATTCCCCTGATCATGCCGACGATAAGTTTGGTCACTATGCTCATGCTTATTATTTCCTTTAAGACCTATGATGTCGTGTGGGCTATGACCAAGGGAGGGCCGGGCGATTTCTCCAGAACGGTGCCCGTCCGGATGCTGGATGTGGCTTTCCGTTATAACGAATTCGGTTACGCGGCTGCCATCTCGGTTATGTTGACTTTGTTGGTGTCATTGATTATCTATTTGTCTCAGAAGCTGACAAGAGGGAGCGTATATGAATATTAG
- a CDS encoding immunity 51 family protein: protein MAFSFGLCLLLFEKNKEALQQFEIAYQLNPADKQASKFVQMSKTSLASQMNKEGTSDKVITSTQKYAPSPDAESLLPFKWVVHANSVSLILSVGSYKNEVFAERADEGFEGNGYEWGSLAAIFIEEIMPELAAQIQFEPKASMFCAYSTDGEALERFALGFKAACEDDALIRDLFSRAELD from the coding sequence GTGGCATTTTCGTTTGGGCTATGCTTACTACTATTCGAGAAGAATAAGGAAGCTTTGCAACAGTTTGAGATAGCGTATCAACTGAATCCAGCAGATAAGCAAGCATCCAAATTCGTGCAGATGTCCAAGACCAGTCTTGCAAGCCAGATGAATAAGGAGGGGACATCTGATAAAGTCATCACATCCACGCAAAAGTATGCGCCATCTCCGGATGCAGAATCTCTTTTACCCTTCAAATGGGTGGTTCACGCGAACTCGGTATCACTGATTTTGAGCGTGGGGAGCTATAAAAATGAGGTTTTTGCGGAACGTGCTGACGAGGGATTTGAAGGAAACGGCTATGAGTGGGGTTCTTTAGCCGCTATTTTCATCGAAGAGATCATGCCGGAGTTGGCAGCTCAGATCCAATTTGAACCTAAGGCGAGTATGTTCTGCGCTTACTCTACGGACGGCGAAGCGCTGGAGAGGTTTGCTCTAGGTTTTAAGGCTGCTTGTGAGGATGATGCCCTGATACGCGATTTATTTTCCCGTGCGGAATTGGACTAA
- a CDS encoding WG repeat-containing protein, translated as MKKRLLTLMCMIMMFSNITIAVANESIPNPIEPEFSYASDFSEEGVAMVATGGEWSLKLWYDLYGAKYGFIDRSGKFIVEPQYDWATAFVEGFARVEKEKKIGFVDITGREIVKPQYDWVDDFSEGMAAVEKNDKWGFVNKTGKEIVTPRYNRVDSFKNGIAKVYNNNKVGFIDKTGKEIVTPQYGSIEPFAGGMAAVYKNGKWGFIAQTGKEIIKPQYNSVGSVGRPKVNYFTEGLALVANDQRDRNPLFIDKTGKVVLKTRYDYAFDFSNGLALFSKGSKIGFIDKKGKEVIKPQFTDAQSFNEGMAAIMNKERKWGFIDKTGKVIVKPQYDNVFDFQDGVAIVQNGLKQGLVDKTGKVILKPIYEKIKPLYEGLIMIQQSGKCGVANRSGTVIVKPKYDDLKTFSEGLAAVELKGKWGFINKNGEIIISPQYAVVNDFKNGFALVQREEWKYSFISNPQNKPAD; from the coding sequence TTGAAGAAGAGACTATTAACTTTGATGTGTATGATCATGATGTTTAGTAACATAACAATTGCGGTAGCTAATGAATCCATTCCTAATCCTATTGAACCTGAGTTTTCTTACGCTAGTGACTTTAGTGAAGAGGGAGTAGCAATGGTTGCCACCGGTGGAGAATGGAGTCTTAAGCTCTGGTACGATCTTTATGGTGCCAAATATGGCTTTATTGATAGGTCAGGTAAATTTATCGTTGAGCCACAATATGATTGGGCGACCGCATTCGTTGAAGGTTTTGCGAGAGTCGAAAAAGAGAAGAAAATTGGGTTTGTAGACATAACCGGCAGAGAGATTGTAAAACCGCAATATGATTGGGTAGATGATTTTAGCGAAGGTATGGCTGCAGTGGAAAAGAACGATAAGTGGGGCTTTGTTAATAAAACGGGAAAAGAAATTGTAACACCTCGATATAACAGAGTTGATTCTTTCAAAAACGGAATAGCAAAGGTGTACAACAATAACAAAGTGGGATTCATTGATAAAACCGGAAAAGAAATTGTAACCCCACAATATGGGTCGATTGAACCTTTTGCTGGCGGAATGGCTGCAGTTTACAAAAATGGGAAATGGGGATTTATCGCCCAAACGGGAAAAGAGATTATAAAACCTCAATATAATAGTGTAGGTAGTGTTGGTCGTCCTAAGGTTAACTATTTCACAGAAGGATTGGCTCTGGTAGCTAACGATCAACGAGATCGAAATCCTTTATTTATTGATAAAACGGGTAAGGTGGTCCTGAAGACTCGTTATGATTATGCGTTTGATTTTAGTAATGGATTGGCTTTGTTTAGTAAGGGTTCGAAAATTGGATTTATCGATAAAAAAGGAAAAGAAGTCATTAAGCCTCAATTTACTGACGCTCAGTCTTTCAATGAAGGTATGGCCGCAATAATGAATAAAGAGAGAAAATGGGGTTTTATTGATAAAACTGGAAAAGTAATCGTAAAGCCTCAATACGATAACGTATTTGATTTTCAAGACGGAGTCGCAATTGTTCAGAACGGTTTGAAGCAGGGGCTCGTAGATAAAACCGGAAAAGTAATCTTGAAGCCCATATATGAAAAAATTAAGCCCTTGTATGAAGGCTTGATCATGATTCAACAATCTGGAAAATGTGGCGTTGCAAACAGGAGTGGAACCGTAATTGTTAAACCTAAATATGATGATTTAAAGACTTTTAGTGAAGGACTTGCTGCTGTTGAATTAAAGGGGAAATGGGGATTTATAAACAAAAACGGAGAAATAATAATATCCCCACAGTATGCTGTTGTAAATGATTTCAAAAATGGTTTTGCACTGGTTCAAAGAGAGGAATGGAAGTACAGTTTCATCTCAAATCCGCAGAATAAACCTGCTGATTAA
- a CDS encoding ABC transporter substrate-binding protein, which yields MAIYKKAALLLTVAICMTMLLAACGSSDSGSNGSPSAGNENSSSSPVQSNNQEPGEKIKLTLMIAPVDDPNGKKEEEMVAEHFKDKYDITFKPWDSSAEKTLKTTIAANEPIDVAMYWPAAMETFVDSDMALDFTPYLDENGAEWRNTFVGNALSAGAYGGKVYAVPYAAVYPILEVNKDITDKAGVTFPDGPLSWEDFMAALETIQSKTGITPLGLYKDWGPWVSRNNLITIWPDEAKRSEFASGQIPFTDPLVLKAFDASKELYDKYVYPGKGALSTTLEQVNIAFKAGKVAIKANVNILAAQSVKESGLKNIQIVSWPNMGLNYVLGGSNGYMIPANVPHPEASIEIVKYLTSAEVLQKRVDTGAPVTINGVKSDDPNFALYAKDIANIQPEEIIHLSPKISDILNTKMPANYIFSGKSSLDELEKLRVEATK from the coding sequence ATGGCGATTTATAAAAAAGCGGCCCTATTACTGACGGTGGCCATTTGCATGACAATGTTGTTGGCTGCATGCGGCAGTTCGGATTCAGGCTCTAACGGGAGTCCGTCCGCCGGAAATGAAAATTCCTCTTCTTCGCCCGTTCAATCGAATAATCAGGAGCCTGGGGAGAAAATCAAGCTTACGCTAATGATCGCTCCCGTAGACGATCCAAATGGAAAGAAAGAAGAAGAAATGGTTGCCGAGCACTTTAAGGATAAATACGACATTACGTTTAAACCTTGGGATTCAAGCGCGGAGAAAACATTGAAAACGACGATTGCCGCCAATGAGCCGATCGACGTAGCCATGTATTGGCCGGCTGCCATGGAAACGTTCGTGGATTCCGATATGGCATTGGACTTTACTCCGTATCTGGATGAGAACGGCGCGGAATGGAGAAATACTTTCGTCGGGAATGCGTTGTCTGCGGGCGCTTATGGGGGGAAAGTATACGCGGTTCCTTACGCGGCGGTCTACCCGATACTGGAAGTGAATAAAGACATCACCGACAAAGCCGGCGTCACGTTCCCCGACGGACCTCTGAGTTGGGAAGATTTTATGGCGGCGCTGGAAACGATTCAATCGAAAACGGGAATTACTCCTCTCGGTTTGTATAAAGATTGGGGACCGTGGGTGTCGAGAAATAATCTGATTACGATTTGGCCGGACGAGGCTAAGAGGAGCGAGTTTGCGTCAGGACAAATCCCTTTTACAGATCCTCTAGTATTGAAAGCGTTCGATGCTTCGAAAGAACTGTACGACAAATACGTTTATCCGGGCAAAGGCGCTCTGTCCACGACATTGGAACAAGTTAACATCGCCTTTAAGGCGGGTAAAGTAGCGATCAAAGCAAACGTAAACATCCTTGCCGCTCAATCGGTGAAAGAATCGGGCTTGAAAAATATTCAAATCGTGAGCTGGCCGAATATGGGATTGAATTATGTATTAGGAGGATCAAATGGTTATATGATTCCGGCTAACGTCCCCCATCCGGAAGCATCCATTGAAATCGTTAAATATTTGACCAGCGCCGAGGTGCTGCAGAAACGCGTGGACACCGGAGCGCCGGTAACGATAAACGGAGTCAAATCCGACGACCCGAACTTTGCTCTGTATGCCAAAGATATTGCCAACATTCAACCCGAGGAGATTATACATCTGTCGCCGAAGATTAGCGATATTCTGAACACGAAGATGCCTGCCAACTATATTTTCAGCGGAAAATCTTCATTGGACGAATTGGAAAAGTTAAGGGTAGAAGCGACGAAATGA
- a CDS encoding carbohydrate ABC transporter permease, with product MNIRKLDSGLLIRLFLVSFTIVNIYPLLFTFFTSFKTSEEFFADIWALPQQWLFDNYKQAFEVGRLGEYFYNSVVIALVSLVLVTVMGTFAAYALARLHVPFSGAIVGLLLVIQILPTESMVLPLYMMMSKLKLLGVTYVPITSAYIGWLLPGTIVILRNFFLSVPSELLESARIDGSSELHTMFRIVFPLSGGAIATCTVLNFCFVWGELLWAQISTLTTEKGIPITVGLLNFQGQYATNWGLMTAAICMILIPLVLLFVFLQKYFVQGLTSGAIKG from the coding sequence ATGAATATTAGAAAACTAGATTCGGGACTGCTAATTCGTCTATTCCTAGTCTCGTTTACGATCGTTAATATCTATCCGCTCTTATTTACCTTTTTTACCTCATTCAAAACTTCCGAAGAGTTTTTTGCGGATATTTGGGCGTTGCCGCAACAATGGTTGTTCGACAACTATAAGCAAGCTTTCGAGGTCGGCCGATTAGGCGAATACTTCTACAATAGCGTCGTAATCGCGCTTGTCTCACTAGTATTAGTCACCGTTATGGGGACATTCGCGGCTTACGCGCTTGCAAGACTTCATGTTCCGTTTAGCGGAGCTATCGTCGGGTTACTGCTAGTCATTCAAATTTTGCCGACGGAGTCCATGGTCTTGCCTTTGTATATGATGATGTCGAAGCTGAAACTGCTGGGCGTTACCTATGTTCCGATCACGTCCGCTTATATAGGCTGGTTGCTTCCAGGAACGATCGTCATTTTGCGCAATTTCTTTCTTTCCGTTCCGTCGGAACTGTTGGAGTCCGCGAGAATAGACGGAAGCAGTGAACTCCATACGATGTTCCGAATCGTATTTCCGTTATCGGGAGGGGCTATCGCTACTTGTACCGTATTGAATTTTTGCTTCGTATGGGGCGAACTGCTATGGGCTCAAATTTCGACGTTGACGACGGAGAAGGGGATTCCGATTACGGTTGGCCTTCTTAACTTTCAAGGTCAATACGCTACGAATTGGGGACTCATGACGGCGGCGATCTGCATGATCTTGATTCCGCTTGTTCTCCTCTTCGTTTTCCTGCAGAAATACTTTGTTCAGGGACTGACATCGGGAGCGATTAAGGGATGA
- a CDS encoding alpha/beta hydrolase, producing MMNAVTIPLYDHNEYVRLEAYLLHSSDEFQLGRNRPAVIVCPGGGYLCTSDREAEPVALRFAAQGYQVFVLRYTTYFKEYVPDLNERPPGNPHSVFPQPLYDLALALLIVRRDSAKWRVDPDRITIVGFSAGGHLAACLGVHWADDFLYERFNVDRGLLRPDALILGYPLVDHSLAMEAEKDEPFRELVYQAHFGHSNPTPEERKARSPVHFVTSRTPPTFLWHTADDDLVDARNSMKWALALAENKVPYELHIFESGVHGLSLADETSAAEEAHMNASCRIWFELALSWLRRKDKILR from the coding sequence ATGATGAATGCAGTTACGATCCCGCTGTATGATCATAACGAATATGTTCGACTAGAGGCGTATCTGTTGCATAGCTCCGATGAGTTTCAATTAGGTCGGAACCGTCCTGCCGTCATTGTTTGTCCGGGCGGCGGATATCTCTGCACATCCGACAGGGAGGCGGAGCCGGTTGCCTTGCGATTTGCCGCCCAGGGGTATCAAGTTTTCGTATTGAGGTATACGACTTATTTCAAGGAATACGTACCCGATCTTAATGAAAGACCTCCGGGAAATCCTCATTCGGTTTTTCCGCAGCCTCTATATGATCTGGCGCTCGCGTTACTTATTGTGAGGCGTGACTCCGCGAAGTGGCGCGTTGATCCAGATCGAATTACGATCGTCGGCTTCTCCGCCGGCGGTCATCTGGCCGCGTGTTTGGGTGTTCATTGGGCTGACGATTTCCTTTATGAGAGATTTAATGTTGATAGAGGGCTTTTGCGGCCTGACGCTCTAATTCTCGGTTATCCTCTCGTTGATCATTCGCTTGCGATGGAAGCGGAGAAAGATGAGCCATTCAGAGAGCTGGTCTATCAAGCCCACTTCGGACATTCCAATCCAACGCCGGAAGAACGGAAGGCTAGAAGTCCCGTTCATTTCGTGACTTCCCGAACGCCGCCCACTTTCCTATGGCACACCGCGGACGATGATCTTGTCGATGCTCGCAACTCTATGAAGTGGGCGCTCGCTCTAGCCGAGAATAAGGTTCCGTACGAACTGCATATATTCGAAAGCGGCGTTCATGGGTTGTCCTTGGCAGATGAAACCTCGGCGGCCGAAGAAGCGCATATGAATGCCAGCTGCCGCATTTGGTTTGAACTGGCCTTATCTTGGCTGAGAAGAAAGGATAAAATTCTAAGATGA
- a CDS encoding serine hydrolase domain-containing protein gives MNHSRFSRIQTFIEQRIQDRKLAGAASLVARNGRIVHCKVQGFADVETGKLLERDAIFRLASMTKPIIGVAAMMLVEEGKIKLSDPLGKFIPEFDRGITIHHLLTHSCGLGQGPIGFQEMLMPGLGDTLAIHIPKWAKVPLDFQPGSQTGYSPIAAFDILGRVIEITSGIPLDQYLHQFLFQPLGMKDTTFVPTDKQWQRVVTMYEGTDQGLVKFKDQKIFFHPRYFSGAAGLFGTLDDYCRFAQMLANGGELGGYRILSEMSVRIMGTAQLADTIEGFPRGQAWGLSMRVITDRAAAGTSLSNGSFGWSGAWGTHFWVDPKENLVALLMINLANAGGADAETAREFEGAVMRSLN, from the coding sequence ATGAATCATAGCCGATTTAGTCGGATACAAACGTTTATTGAGCAGCGTATTCAAGATCGGAAGCTGGCGGGTGCTGCATCGCTAGTTGCGCGGAATGGCCGAATTGTACATTGTAAGGTGCAGGGCTTCGCCGATGTTGAAACAGGGAAGCTATTAGAACGGGACGCGATCTTCCGGCTTGCTTCGATGACCAAGCCGATTATTGGAGTTGCCGCGATGATGCTAGTGGAAGAAGGCAAAATTAAGCTAAGCGACCCGCTCGGCAAGTTTATTCCCGAATTCGACAGAGGGATTACCATTCACCACCTGCTTACCCATAGCTGCGGATTGGGGCAAGGGCCGATCGGATTCCAAGAGATGCTTATGCCCGGGCTCGGGGATACTTTGGCCATCCATATTCCTAAGTGGGCGAAGGTGCCTCTGGATTTTCAACCGGGATCGCAAACGGGATACAGCCCAATCGCCGCCTTCGATATTCTGGGAAGAGTGATCGAGATTACTTCGGGGATACCGTTAGATCAATACTTGCATCAGTTTCTTTTTCAACCTTTGGGCATGAAAGACACCACTTTTGTACCAACGGATAAACAATGGCAGCGAGTCGTTACGATGTATGAAGGTACGGATCAGGGGCTTGTGAAGTTTAAGGACCAGAAAATATTTTTCCATCCTCGATATTTTTCCGGAGCAGCCGGTTTGTTCGGTACTCTGGATGACTATTGCCGATTCGCGCAGATGCTGGCAAACGGAGGGGAATTGGGCGGATACCGGATTCTAAGCGAGATGTCCGTGCGCATTATGGGGACAGCGCAGTTGGCGGATACAATCGAGGGTTTCCCGCGAGGGCAAGCATGGGGGCTAAGCATGCGCGTCATTACCGATCGGGCAGCAGCGGGAACCTCTCTGTCGAATGGGAGTTTCGGGTGGAGCGGGGCATGGGGAACGCATTTTTGGGTAGATCCTAAGGAGAATCTGGTCGCCTTGCTCATGATTAATCTCGCTAACGCCGGAGGGGCCGATGCGGAAACGGCTCGCGAATTCGAAGGGGCAGTTATGCGGTCATTGAATTAA